The following nucleotide sequence is from Pedobacter sp. PACM 27299.
ATTTAAGGGCTGGAAAATCAGATCCAGTGGCGGTGATTTATTGATTCGTGTACCTGAGGACACTGATATGGACGTTTTAAAGATGCAGTTTTCAGACCTCATTGGCCCCTATGCGCCATTATTAAAATCCCCAAAAACGACGCTTAAGTTTTATGTCGGCAATAGTGCTGCTTCGGACTTCATCTTTACCTTAAATTAAGCATGCAGCCCAGTGAAGGGCCGCATGCAGCTATTTCTATTTCCGACCTCCTTAATCAGGCGCCGTACCATTTTTATAAAACTTCACATCCCTCCATTGTACCACAGCTTTACCAGTTTTCATGGTCCCATAACATCCGTATTTCATATAATTGGTTGCACTTTCAGCATCTGGTTTTTCAAACTTCTTTTCTCCATCTATATAAACGATCATTTTACTCCCGGCATCTTCCTGCAAGTGGATCACATTGACATGAACTTCTTTATCGTACACCCCAGTAGCTAAAACGAAGCTATTAGAGATTTTTAGTGTCCCGCCGTTCTCTGCAAATCCACGAATCATGAGTTGAGTTGCATTTTCTGAGGTGCTGCCAAAAATCTGCATCAGGCTTTCATCATTCAGCGGGGCATCAAATTTAAGGTAGCCAGAAAACTGCCTGCTTCCTGTACTATAATTATCCTCAATCCTGATTTCTGAGCGATTCGACTTTGTCGTTAAAATCTGGAATGTTTCTGTAAATGTGCTGTTGTCATAGCTGTAATCCGCACAGATCACTGGCGAACAAGCCGATTTGTAGGCTGTCCAGGCATAAGTTTTCAAACCGACATCATCATCCAGATGAATCTTCTTGACTGGGGTGTATAGTGCCCAACCGCTACCCAAAAAATCGGTAGTTTCATTTACATCGACAAGGGTATCTATCACATTTTTCTTGCTGCACGAGGTGCTCAAAGAAAGCGATAAAAGGAGCAGATAAATTAAATAATTTCGCTTCATCATTTTATAAAAAATATAATTAATTGTTTGATAGTTAATTATAAAGTTATAGTTGATGATGAATAAAAATATCTGTGCGATTAGCCATTTGCTGAATCAAATTGGCAAGGGTTTGATTATTTCTTATAGAAAAGAATTAGAAAAACTGAGGGAGGGGGCGAAAGCAGACTGACAGCGGGCAAATCTAACAACGTTCGGTAGCGCTTTGAAATTAATTAGGTAAAATAAAACAAACTCAGTATATTGTATTGTAATTCCTTAACAAAACATTGCAACAAATCAGCAAGTTAGGGGAATGCCGGAAATTTTAACCAACCAAATATGAACCAGACAGATTTAGATTTTTCGCATAAATACGATCAATTCATTGCAGAATTGAATGCGGCTATGAACTATAGGGATTCCAGAGGTTACCTCACTTTAAAATCCGACAATAGACTAGAAGACACTTTTGCTGACTTATTTACCAATTATTGTGATCAGCCACTTCCAGCTACTCATCGTGGAGCATTCGATGACGCCACAATTGCTTATTACTATTTCTGCTCGGCTACAGGACGCCATGGCAGCCTTAAACTAATTGTTCAGAAATTTGGGAATAAATTTATCAAGGATTGTGAGAAACGCCTGAACATGAATTAATCATTTTACACTGCCTGTATAATACATGATATACAAAAAATTCCGGCGGGCTATAAAAGCTCCCGGAATTGGTCTAACCAGCACTATTCTATTCCTTTAACATTCATTGCTAAGCTATAGATTGCCTGCCTTGCGGTAATGAATAGGACATTCTTATCTTTCCCAGAAAAACAGAGGTTACTCGGCTGATGGGGCAGCTTAATTGCAGCTATCTTTTGTCCTTTGGCATTAAAAATTAACACTCCAGCTCCTGTTGTCAAGTAAATATTGCCTTTTTCGTCCAATGTCATTCCATCAGAACCATATTCCATCATCAACTTTTTGCCAGCCAAATCACCATTTTTTTCAATGGAATACCGATAGGTTTTATTTGCTCCAATATCTGCGATGTATAAATATTTTCCATCCGGAGTTCCTACAATACCATTTGGTCTAACCATTCCAGCAGCCACACGTCTAGCCTGTTTTACTCCTTTGGGAAGGTAATAAA
It contains:
- a CDS encoding polysaccharide lyase family 7 protein; translation: MMKRNYLIYLLLLSLSLSTSCSKKNVIDTLVDVNETTDFLGSGWALYTPVKKIHLDDDVGLKTYAWTAYKSACSPVICADYSYDNSTFTETFQILTTKSNRSEIRIEDNYSTGSRQFSGYLKFDAPLNDESLMQIFGSTSENATQLMIRGFAENGGTLKISNSFVLATGVYDKEVHVNVIHLQEDAGSKMIVYIDGEKKFEKPDAESATNYMKYGCYGTMKTGKAVVQWRDVKFYKNGTAPD